The DNA region CCCACGAACGTTGTTGGCTGGTATCGTTCGCATAACTCGCTCACGGAAATGGCGAGTATGTTATATTGGCGTGGCGAGGTTACTCAAAGCGATGTCATTGTTAACGCTTGGTAAATGTTACAGGACACGTTGTAGCCTTAAAGAGAGCATTTTCTTGGGTGTGGTTACGCCCTGTCTTGGTGGTGAGTGTAGTACAAAGGTGGGGCATGATCGAGTGCCAATGGAGTCACTACTCCTATAAATTCGACGATCTACGTCAGTGAAACTTGTAATGCAGTTCTCGACTTCGTTTGAATCGGACGTGACAGTGAGATCGTTGCTTCTTAGAACGTTATCATAGTTGAACGTAATCTATACGTTTGGGGAACGATGATCCAGTATATTGTGAGTAGAttatatttaacgattttataggaaaaagaatagaaaaaaagaaaagaaaagaaaagaaaaaaaaaaagaagaagaagttattttttatcaaaattaatcgatacgtTTAGGTAATATTATCTGGAATGATGAGCGTGGTCCTTGGTGCTCCACAATGGTATGGACCACATGCTGGTTATGGTGGCCATGCTGCACCGGCTCCACTTGGTCCCGATGGTCGTGTCGTAGACACTCCTGAAGTAGCTCAATTAAAAGCCGCACATTTGTCGGCTTTGGCCGAGGCAAATGCACGTGCACCGAAAGGACCTGGTCCTGTATCCGGACCATATCCATCTCATGCGGGACCTGCTGGTTACGCACCGCATTACAGGTTCTCTTTTAATCAGTTAGAAGAGCGATTAatctgattttattttttacaaacaacTCTCAACGTCGTTTCATCCACaccattcttttcttaataGTGGACCACCTGCACCATTGGGACCTGATGGACGCGTAGTAGACACACCCGAGGTTCAACAAGCGAAATCGgtacatttctctctttacaatGCGGAAGCACAACGTGTACCAGCTGGACCAGCTGATCCAGTTTCATCCGGTGCCTACGATCCATCCTGGAATAATAATGGTGCTTGGAATCAAGGCTCATGGAATAACGGAcacaattattattgaaaggattttttttatttttttttctcttttcctttttttttttttttcttctttctttatttctttgatcatGTTCATTCGACTGCAATCAATTTAAAAGAGTATGCTCCGTTCGCGTATCTTTTGAAAGTCTACCTCGAGATAATATTCGACTATTTTATCTACCTCGTATCAAGACTAATcttaagaagaagatgaagaagaaattatatatgctCTTCGTTTCGACTGATTTCAACGATTTTCAACTAcctcttattatttattcggaCGAACgagtaatatatttcttcgattcatagatctctctttgtctctctctctctctctgtctgtttatctgtctgtctgtctgtctgtctgtctgtctgtctgacTATCATTCttgcttctttattttatcatttatattatattatcatatattacatTTCGAGCGATCAACTATCCAATCTTTTATACGTATGGtgctattaaatatattatatatatatatatatatatatatatatatatatatgcacatacatgcacgcacacacatgtatacataaaagtgttataaataatctaGTTATCAATAATTCAATCTTAATAACTGTATATCGAACGAGTTCTCTCATCGCAAGGAAATCATTTTCAAGGTTACTCGAATAATACCGTTCTAAACAAGTTTTTTAGTTGTCTTTGAATTGCCTCTTATCAAATGATCTTATTTGATTAGTTTACGTTCATTGATGTGAGGAAAAGTAAGTTCCTTGTACGTTGAGCGTATATATGCAACATGTGCGAAGGCCGTTTTCTTATAGATCGTATAGATCGTATTATATAGATCCCTCAGTAATCCCGGCACGTGCCGATCGGTTAACACGCTCCTGACAAGATTTCGATCGGACTGATAATATGGTAGTGCCATTAACGTCATGTTACTTTTTGATTTATCGTTCTTGATTTATCACTGGATAACGAGTACTACCATCGTCGTTGCTTTCTTTGTTGCTTTGCTATGAATAATATGACTTCAtgatttactattttttctcttttttttttttttttttttttttaataaaatcacaaTATCAATTTTAACCAGCTCGACGAAGATGTTAATTGATTAGGAATAATCGTTTCTCTGTTTTCGAGatggtatatataatatggatagaattttataatttataattgataatttagAAAGATtgtgttttacttttttatatatattttttgtaccttcgtttaatattttatttataaatcaaagtAAAGGAAATTGAagtcataaaattatttgaccGATATTCGGAATCAAagtactataataataaagtactataataataaggattaaagtattataatgtgtgtataaatatatatatatatatatttatatatatagtttgacAATAAGTTTGACAATAATGCTTTGaatttttcacaattttttttccaagtgTTTGATTTGTCTTttcatgatttttctttttttatatacgaatcaaataaaaaatgaacgtaTTAAATGTTAACAATTGTTAATAATGATTGATAATACAACAACGATTGATAATAATGTACCgttgaagaaatatttgcCAATACTTTGATGCAATcgaaatgtacatacatgaagatatttatgtatatacgtaggttTCGACAAGGAGTGCAAGCTGTGCCCACTCACAGCGAGTAGAATTACAAGTTTCCAAAGGCCAGATATCTCGTTGTTActcgagaggaaaaaaatctcGAGGTAGAAATAGAACTCTAGATA from Vespula pensylvanica isolate Volc-1 chromosome 12, ASM1446617v1, whole genome shotgun sequence includes:
- the LOC122633359 gene encoding cuticle protein 2-like, with product MIQYIVILSGMMSVVLGAPQWYGPHAGYGGHAAPAPLGPDGRVVDTPEVAQLKAAHLSALAEANARAPKGPGPVSGPYPSHAGPAGYAPHYSGPPAPLGPDGRVVDTPEVQQAKSVHFSLYNAEAQRVPAGPADPVSSGAYDPSWNNNGAWNQGSWNNGHNYY